GAAAACCACAGCGAGGACGTTCAGCTCAAACGGTCGGTCTTAGACGAGACGTACAACCGCCGGACACAGGTCGAACGGACCAATGATGCAGTCAAGAACTGCGGCCTCGGGCCCGTCCGCGCCCGAGGCCGCGTCCACGCACGGGCGCAGGTGTTCCTTGCGTTGTGCCTCCGAGTGGTCGTCGCAATCACCAACGACGAACGAGGAGACAACCCTGGCCGCGAGATGCTCACGGCATGAGACGGATTCTATGACACGCTCNGAGTGGTCGTCGCAATCACCAACGACGAACGAGGAGACAACCCTGGCCGCGAGATGCTCACGGCATGAGACGGATTCTATGACACGCTCAGATAAGGTCTACGTCATGCGAACTCAGCGCCTGTCGAATCTGATTTCCCTGTCGGTGTTTCTTGGACAGGCTCTCTTGGAACGCCTCCTGTGGACGCTCGTCGGATTTGTAGTACTCCGGCTGGGCTGTCTTCCACGACAGCCCGACCTCGGTCATCAACCGCCGGACGTGACGGTCGCAGTGGTCGGCGTCGAACTCTTCGGAGAGGTACTTACTTGCGAGCGGGACAGACCACGCGGGCGCGTCAATACCGACTTCTTCGGGTGATTCGTGAAGAGCCTCGACGAACCGCTCATGCTCCGCGTCAGAAAGCTCGGTTGGTCTACCTGATCGTGGTTCGTCGTAACAACCTGCTCGAACGGCTCATCGGCGAGCCGTTCGAGCCGATCAAGCCATCGTGAGAGCCATCCGCCGGTGTATCCGTAGCGTTCGGCGACTTCTTTCTGAGTGAGGTCGTCAGCTTCGAGGTAGTTAATCGCCACCATGAGCCGCTGTGCGGGCTTCTTTCTCTCGACTTCCGCCAAGACCTGGCGGAGGTCGTCGGTAGAAACGTTCTCAGGACCAGCCATACCGAATCGACGTGCTCAATCCTGAAAAAGATTCAGCCATCAGTATCAGTCATGCCCTCTCGACCGTCATCAGCAAAGATGGCGATGCCGATTCAACTGCTAAAGAAGTAATAGAGACTTGGTAGAATCCTCATAAGTCAGTGCTGTCGGCTGATCATGGACTACGGGACGTTACGAGGCATTCATACTCTGCCGATAGAACTATATCTCTCCTTTTACACAGTAATTCCATGCCGCCGTTTAATAACCAGTATCTACTCACCGATTCGACGTTGCCGGATGGTTTACCGGATTCGTTCATCACATACGGGTCGGTAGCCGGATTCACGATTCACGCTTCAAAGAACCTCTCGGTCGTCGTCGTTCAGAGTAGGTCCGAAACAGTTGCTCTCCTAGGTGAAATTTTTGATCCACACGACCCATCCAAAACGAACGAGGAAATCATCCGTCAGGTGATGAAACGACCAGAACACGAGTCTATTTTTGAGATTTTACAGCAATATTCTGGTCGGTACATAATCATCGCAGAACAAGCCAGCCAGATAGTCGTTGTGCCGGATGCAACGTGTCTGCGCCGCGTATTGTTTACGGAAAACGCGACTACAATCACGTCCTCGCCGAAGCTCTTTCACGAACTACTTGGGATAGAACAGATCATGGATCCGGCCGTCAAATCGTTTGTAAACTCAGATTTGTTTTTGGAGAATGATGCAGCGTGGCCGGGCACGCAAACTGTAGACCAACGACTCTCTCGGCTGTTACCTAACCACTATCTCGATGCCAACGAGGGGTCAGCTCAACGCCGGCCGCTATATCCACCCCAGCCATCCGACAGACAGGCAGTCATGGAGGGGCTTATTGACTCTCTCAGCGGGTGTCTCATAGCGATTGCCGAACGCTACGATGACGTTCGCTTCCCGCTGACAGCCGGGTGGGATTCGCGGATACTACTGGCTGCCGCGGATGCTATTGAGGATCAGGTTCTTTTTTACACGTTTGCTACGAAAGTCGGACTCAATCATCCTGATGTTCGAATCCCGTTTGCCATCACCGATCAGCTTGATGTGGATTATCAAATCATCCAGCCCCGGGAGCTAACCGAGGAATTCGTCACGGCAATGCAGGATAGCTACTACAATCCGCGATTCCCAACGAAGATGCGGCACGTCCAACACCGCTACTATAACGCTAACCGACAGACCTCGGCCGCAGTTGTTGGCAGAGTAGCTGAAATACTACGTGTTTTTTATTCGCCACCGTTATTAGAGGCTTCTCCTCACCTTTTGGCAGATTTATATGGCTATCCTCAGTCTGATTTTGCCCACTCAGAGTTTGCGGAGTGGCTCAAGAGTGCCGAACCGTATGCCGAACGCTGTGACATCAACATCTTCGATCTGTTTTATTGGGAGCAGCGTATGGGTAACTGGGGCTCTCGGCATACCTACGAGAATGACATCGCGTCGCACCAATTTGCGCCATTCAACAACTATAATCTCTTGCTCTCAGGACTCTCGATTCCACGAAATGAACGTAAAGGTCCAGATTACACATTCTTTGAAGATATAGTAGAGATGACACGCCCAGAATTGCTGTCGCATCCGGTAAATCCCGATTCTAAGAGTACCTGGCGCGGAACGCTCAAAAACAAACTCAGACGTATCATAAATGACGATCCACGTTTGTATCGAGCGAAAAGCCGCTACAAGCAGGCACGATCCTAGTGGTCCATGAGGTCAAGCACCTAAGCCGGTGAACCACCGTCACTACCATTTGCGTAGCAGGGTGTCATAGAACTCTTCGTACACCTCACCAGCAACCCGAGAATCGGTGTCTGATAAGCAGCTAATATTGCCTCATTTCAGAGTCAGTGGTAGCAGACCTCTCGATCGGTACGCGAAAACCATGCCAACCATTCTATGACACGCTATAGAAGTTTAAAAATGTCATGAGCGATAGCATCAAAAAACAGGTCGCGAGTCTCGATTGGACCGACGATGAGGGAGCATCGCTACCGGTGTGCCCGTGTCTGCAGTGAACTGCGTCAACTGTCGAGAACACCGTGAATCCGTTGCATGGTCTTATTCAACAGTTCGGACAATTGTACCGAATATCGTGACGTCAAGGGTTGTGCGTAGCCGACAAAGATTGCACCGAGCGTCGAGATCACACTCATTCCGAACAGCGTCGCGCCGGAGAAGGTCTGTATAATCAAAAGTCCGATCACAAGGATTACCAGACAGACATCGATGACTCTATGGTTTTGAGGAGGGAAACTCCCGGCAGCCTGGCGTAGTGCCGCCACCAGTGCAGTCACACATACCACGAGATACGCAGCTCCCGCACCCACGCCACCGATCAGGAACACTCGAAGGTAGCTGTTATGTGTGCCTGCCTCGCCGAAGTACGAGGGTCCTTCGAACCAGCGGTCGATGACGAGTCTGTCCATCCCAAGTCCCCACCCAAGGAGTGGACGGTGGGAAATGGCTTCGGCTGTCGCCGACCAGATGGCACCGCGGCCGTTGAGTGCGATCGTGGTTGGTAAGCTCGAAGAGGGTGTTGCTTGAATCGCCAACAAACCACCGATGAACACGACAAGTCCGCCGATTGAGGCCACCACTAGCCCATGAAAGTCAAAGACGTAGTAGGCGGCAGCGAGACCGGCTGCCGTACCCAAGACGAGCAGCCCGGAACGGCTCTCCGTGATGAGCACACCAAACACATTTATGACTATGAGTCCAGCAGCTATCGGTGTCCGGTCATGCACCCATTCCGTGCCGGCAGTGATGGCCCCGAACACCGCAAGCACGGCGAGGTTGTTTGGCGTCGTGAAGACAGATCGCGGGATGTAGTAGGTGAACGTGGCGAAGGTCTGGGGTCCAGTCCACGGTTCAAGGGTGACTGGACCGACAGCAATTCCTCCTACGAGAACAACCGGCAGCCCCACGAGAGTTAGAGCGGCCCCAGACCGAGAGACTGCGCGATAGGCTACCCGACGGTCGATGACGGCTGGCAAAATGAGCACGTTGACAGCTGTCAAGAGAGTGAATGCAGCCAGACGCAACACCGAACTCCGGCCGATATTGGCGATGAAACTGATAGCAAAGAGTGCCCAGACAGCGGCTAGCGGGTAGATGATGGGACGATAGACGAAGATAACTACCTCGTCCCTGATGATGAATAGCAACGCCAGTAGTGCATACGCAATGGCCACGAGCGCGTAGCCGATAACTGTTGAGAGCAATGGGGATGAAGAAAGCGATGTAGCGAAGATAATCCCCATAAAGAAGACTACATTACGATTCACGTTTCACAATCAAGAGATGGTGGTTCGTGGGCCTTGTAATATCTACCGATTGACCGTAGTGGCTCGGTATCGAGCAGCGGCGATTGTGCGTAGCCAATAATGAGCGCCCAAAGCACTGACGACAGATTGGTGCCAAAGATCGTCGCACCGTCGAACAGCTGAAAAAAGAGTGCCATGACGACGAGGCAAAACGTCGTTAGTGCGAGCGGTGTGCGTTCTCGAATACGTCGGAGCGCTGCCACGAGTGCAGACCCACACAGTACGAGGTAAGTTACCCCGCCGACGATGCCACCGATAACGAACAGTCGGAGATAGCTGTTGTGGACGCCAGTGAAGGGACCGGAGTAACGGTTGCCGATTGCGGTTCCTGTATCGAGGAGACCCCACCCAAAGAATGGTCGCGCAGCAAACGTTCGAAACGACGCCACCCAGTATCCGGGCCGGTCGCCAAGCACTGCACGGAGCGGCTCCGTCGGTCCGGGAAGGACGCCGAATGCGATGGCGAAAGCAATCACGGTGGCCCCCGTCCCGGCAATCGTTACGCCCGCGAGAGCGGTCCGACCGGCGAGGTAGTATGCGAACACGAGTACGGCTGCAACCACGACGGCGAGCCGTGCCGCACGCCCAAGCGTGAGATAGACGCCAATGAGGTTTAGCGCTGCGACGATGGCCATTCGTGACGAGCGGGTCTGTGTGGCTACGCCGGCTGCTGCAACGGTTCCCATGGCGACGAGCACGCGGAAATAATTTTGCTGGTCGAAAATGAACGTTGGCGAACGGACATGTGTGTCTAAAATGAAAACATATGTTGCAGATACGCGGTCAATCGTCCAGCTTAAGACGGAAAACTCGCCCAGTAACGCTGATGGGAGACTGAATAGTACGCATACTGCCCCGACGATGCCGATAGCTGTGAAGGCTTGCTCACGTGTGACGACCGCCGGGATGACGAAGAGTGTAATCGCGGAGAGAACGATGAACGCACCCGTCCGGAGCACGGAACTTGGAGAGGGGTTGAGTATCAGACCGAGGAAAAACACACCCCAGAGAACGGTGGCGGATAAGAGGATTACTGGCTCGTATCGAAACGGAATGTCGGGCAACCGACGGTTGCGGGTGTCATGGACAGGGGCGGTCGTCACAACAGCTGACACAACGAAAACGACGTACGAGACGAGAATAATGAGATTTCCGACGAACCGAGAGACGAATATCGAGAGACCGAATATACAACTTCCGAGAAGAAGATAGAACGCAGCAAGCGGTTTGTCCATGGCTGAGAGCGCAATCTCTGTCCGCATGATTGTTTCGGTAACCATTCCATAGGTAGTGGATGCAATCTCTATTTCGTTTTGTCGGCCGATAACTCAGTACGATTGACTTTCACAACATTGAATATTGGACCGATCAATTATATCCTATCTGATGGACGTTTGTTTCCTCATCAATCAACTTGCGCCGGGCGGCGCACCGACGCTGTTGCTCGATATCGTTGCAAACACCGACGCCGACACCGATATCGACTACACCGTCTGTTTCGTCGAGGGCGAGGATACGCTTTCGGTGGACTTCGAAGACGCAGGGGCACGAGTACTAGACTTCGGTGGGGCGTTCAAATTCGACCCGCGAGCGCTCTCCCGAATGGCCCGTTTCTTCCGACGTGAGGAGTACGACATTCTCCATACGCATCTTCCGTATTCACAGACGCTTGGCCGTATCTTCGGACGGCTTGGCGGCATCGAAACGATAGTCAGCACGCAACACAGCATTGCGGAGCACTACCATCCACTGACCGGCACGCTCGAACGCTTGACACGCCCACTTGATACGAAGACCATCGCCATCTCCGAAGGCGTCGAACGCTCCTTTACCGGCTCCGCCCGCCAGTACGAGCCAGGCCAACCCGACCAGTGGTGTACTATCTACAACGGTGTTGACGTCGCTGGCTTCAACGAGCGGGTCAGGACCGCCGACACCACCGCTCTCGAATCGCAATACGGAGTCGACGACGAGCCGACATTCTTGACTGTTGGGCGGTACGTGCCAGCGAAATCCCAAGCCGATCTCGTCACCGCGATGACCCGCGTCGTTGACACCCACCCCGACGCGCGGCTGTTCATCATCGGTTGGGGCGACCTTGAAGACGACCTCAGGGCGGCAGCGAGCGACCGCGGTCTCTCGGCGAACATCACAGTCACGGGGCGCGTGTCACCCACTGATATTCATGAATACTACGCTCTTGCCGACGCCTTCGTGACATCTTCGACGGTGGAGGGACTGGGAATCGCGGGACTGGAAGCGATGGCGGCAGAACTCCCCGTCGTCGCCACCGCCGTACCTGGCCTGCGCGAAATCGTTACCGAGGGCAAAACAGGGCTACTAGTCCCCCCGAACGCCCCTGACCAGCTGGCCGATGCGATGATGCGTGTTCTGCGAACCGACAAATTATACGGAACGAACGGCTACGAGCGTGCCGCAGCCACCTTCGACATTCGAAAAACGGTTGCCTCGTACCACGAACTCTACGGCGAGCTGTGTAGCGATGTGAACCCACCGATGACCGCCCGACACGACTGAAAACGTATTTAGCCCAACGCACTCGACTTTCGACCATCCAATCGATGGTTTCCCATCCAAATGTTGTGGTCGTGGTGATGGATACCGCACGTGCCAGAGAGACCGTCCGCTCCGATTACCGAGATATGTCTCTCTCTGCTATCGACCGACTCGCCGAGGACGGCACCGAGTACACGCAGGCGTTCGCGGGGTCGCCGTGGACGCTTCCATCCCACGCATCGCTGTTCACCGGCACGTACCCCTCGAAACACGGTGCGCACGGGGGTCACAAGCATCTTGACGATGACCTCCCAACCCTCGCCGAGGCATTCCGAACGAACGGATACGAGACGGTCGCCGTCACGAACAACACGTGGATTTCCGAGGAGTTTGGGTTCGCACGCGGGTTCGAAACCGTCTATAAGACGTGGCAATACGTCCAGACCGACACCGACCTCGGCGAGATTGCCCGCACGACCGAGGGCCGTGCCACCGTCCGCGCGCTCGCCAACCGTCTAACCGAGGGCAACCCGATCGTCAACGTCGCAAACGCCCTGTACGGGAAGTTCCTTCGCAAGCGTACCGACGACGGTGCCCAACGAACCAACGAGTGGATTGGGGACTGGCTCACCGACCGAACCCGTGACGAGCCGTTTTTCTGCTTCATCAACTACCTCGAACCCCACCTCGAATACCGCCCACCGAAGTCCTTCGCCGAGGAGTTTCTGCCAAACGGCGTCACCTACGATGAGGCAATGGAGGTACCACAGGACGCGTGGGGATACATCGCGGGCGAGGTTGACCTCACTGACCGGGAGTTGGACATTCTCCACGCGCTCTACCGTGCGGAAATCGCCTATCTCGACCGACGCATCGGTGAACTCAGAGAGCATCTCGAAACCGCCGGCGAGTTCGAGGACACAGTGTTCGTCGTGACGAGCGACCACGGCGAGAACATTGGCGACCACGGCATGATGGATCACCAATACAACCTCTACGATACCTTACTCCATGTCCCGCTGGTCGTCCATGGCGAGGGGTTCGGGACGGGCCAGAACGAGGATCTCGTCCAACTCACGGACCTCGCACCGACGCTCCTCGATGCGGCCGGCATCGATGCGCCAGAGCTACGCGAGGAATCGCAGGGCCAGTCGTTCCATCCAGCGGCGGAGACGGAACCCCGCGAGTGCGCCATCGCCGAATACATGGCCCCACAGCCCTCGATGGACGCGCTCGAACAGCGTGTGGGGAATCTCCCGGCTGAAGTACGTCGCTACGACCGCTCGCTGCGCGCGATCCGTACCGATGATTGGAAACTGATTCGAGGCTCGGACGGCTCGCACGAACTCTATCATCTCGCAGACGAACCCGTGGAGCAGACAGATCTTGCGGCCGAGAACGCCGACCGCGTTGCAGCGCTCGACGACTGTCTCGACGACTGGCTGGCATCGTTCGACCATGCCGAAGCGACCGGCGACGTTTCGATGACCGATGCGACGGAGGCACGGCTCGAAGACCTTGGCTATCTTCAGTAGTTCAACGCGGCTGCGAGACGACTCGGGAGGTTTATGAGCGATGCAGTACGCCCGCAAAACAGGTGACTGACGTGAGTCTATTCGATATAGTAAAGCAGACAGCGACAGGGCGTCGATTCACGCTCACTGATATTCGACGCGGAATAGAGAACCCACGACAGGTGGTGTCGAAAGTAAATCAACTATACAATCACCTCCGAGCCGGCCAGCGCTATAATCCAGAGGGAATCGATGTTTTTGCGGAAGATTGGGACAACCTCATCATCCTCGATGCCTGCCGATATGACGAGTTCGAGCAACGCTCGATGCTTCCCGGACGAACCGAAAGCCGCATCTCGCGTGGAAGCACCAGCCCTGAGTTTATTCGGGGCAATTTCACCGAAAAGACGCTCCACGATGTCGTCTATATCTCGGCCAATGGCTGGTATGCAAAACTCAAAGACGATATCCGCACGGACGTTCATGCTTTCGAGTTCGTCGAGCGCGATGCGATGGGTGGACTAACCTCGCGCCCGGAAACAGTTGCTGCCGCCGCGCGCGATGCCGCAGAGAAGTACCCTGAAAAACGGCTTCTCGTCCACTTCATGCAACCACACCAGCCATATCTTGGGCCTACGGGCGAACGATTCGAGTTCAGCACAGGCATGCAGGATACTATACGACAGACTGACGCGAGCTACAGGGATGTAATACAAGCCTACCGCGAGAACTTGGAACTCGTACTCGCGGAAGTCGAACCACTACTAAACGATCTCGTCGGAAAGACTGTCGTCACCGCTGACCATGGCGAGTTACTCAACGATCGCGAGCAGCCGATACCGATACGGACGTACGGTCATCCAGAGGGCGTCTATGACGAGCATCTGGTGAACGTTCCATGGCATATCTATGAGAACGGCGACCGAAAGAAGATCGTTGCAGAACAACCATCCATGGGAACGGATGAAGTCGATTTCGAGCAGGTCGAACAAAACCTCAGGGACCTCGGATATCGAGCATAATATAAAATCAACGGTTGAGCGATAGCCGGCTCTTGTTTAACTCTTGTAGGAGGTGCCAGATGTAGTGTGTCTTACGAATTTAGATGCCGACAGTATTAGACGAAAATAAGATCGGGTATTCACCAATCACAATAGCATTCGATAACATGCCATCGACCCCAATTCACATATTTTGATAATACAAAGATTTATTACGTATAGGTATCTGGCTGAAGTATGTCTGAGGAGCCGCCGTTCAGTAGGCGACAGTTTTTGAAGGTTGCAGGTACGGTCGGAGTTCTCTCCGGGACAGCGGAAACTGCAGCCGCTCAGCAGTCAGATGGAAAGCGAAACGAACTGCTCGTCGGCATCGCCCCATCGGCAAATGCTCGCCAAACCGCCCAGCGGGCGCTCCCGTCCGAGGCACGAATCGTCGGCGAGAACGACACGCTCGGCTACGTCAGGGCCGAGTTGCCCGAGCGCAACTCAGCAAGTACAGCGGCCAGCGTCGCCAGCACCGTCGCCTCCCGTCGGGGCGTCGAGTACGCCGAACCAAATGCCATTTATGAGACGCTCGCCGTCCCGAACGACCCGCGCTTCGGCGACCAGTACGCCCCGGAGATGGTGAACACGCCGGCCGCGTGGGACACCACCTACGGGGACGGCGAGGTGACGATTGCAGTCGTCGACCAAGGCATCAAAGACGACCATCCCGACCTCGAAGCCACCGTTGCGAGCGATCGCGCGCGAGATTTCGTCGATGACGACGATGACCCCTATCCCAATTCGCTTTCGGAAGAACAGCACGGCACGCACGTCGCCGGCATCGCGGCCGCCGGGACGAACAACGACACCGGCGTTGCGGGCATCAGCAACGCGACACTGCTCAGCGTTCGTGCGCTCGACGAGACCGGATCTGGGTCCACCGCCGACATCGCCGACGGCATCCAATGGGCCGCGGACAACGGTGCGGACATCATCAACCTCTCGCTCGGTGGCGGATTCACCGAGACACTACAGAAGGCAGTCTCCTACGCCAACGAGGAGGGCGTGTTGCTCGTCGCCGCGGCGGGCAATAATAGCGGTTCGGTCAACTATCCAGCTGCTTACGACGAATGCATAGCTGTCTCGGCGCTCGACCCCGATGGCAACCTCGCATCCTATTCGAGTCGGGGTCCCGAAATCGAACTTGCCGCTCCGGGAACAAATTTGCTTTCGACGTGGACTGACGATGGTTATAACTCAATTTCGGGTACCTCGATGGCAGCACCGGTCGTGTCGGGTGTCGCGGCACTAGTGCTCTCACAGCAAAAGCTCTCGAACGAGCAAGTGCGTTCTCATCTGAAGGATACTGCGGTTGATACCGGTCTATCCGAGGAGAAGCAGGGGGCCGGTCGGGTCGATGCGCTGGCCACAGCACGCTCGCTCTCGCACACGCTGAAAATCGATGGGAGAGGCCCGCTAACCGAGTATGATTTCACGGTTAGCGGTGACCTCACCGGCCACAAAGCAATCAATGGCGCGGATGTCATTGATGGCTTGCAGGCGAGCGGCAACGTCGGGGGCGGGCGGGACGTATATGCTTTCTCGGGAGAGATCACCGACATCAGTGTGGATGGTCCCGCCGACATCTATCTCGACGGGGAGGCAGTCACCGTTGCGGAGCTGCTGCCGAACGTCCTGAAGTTCGACGGACGGGGACCGTACACCGACTACGAGTTTTCGGTCGACGGAAACCTCGTCGGCTACAAGGGTATCAACAGCGCGGACGACATTGATCCCGAACGCGGCCATGCTGCTGGCGGCGTCGGAAGTGGCCGGGACGTGTACGCTTTCTCGGGTGAGATCACTGATATCGCTCTTGATGGTCCTATCGATGTTTACCTCAACGGGGAGGCAGTCACCGTCGCGGAGCTGCTGCCGAACGTCCTGAAGTTCGACGGACGGGGTCCGTACACCGACTACGAGTTTTCGGTCGACGGAAACCTCGTCGGCTACAAGGCTATCAATGGTGCGGACAACATCGATGGATCACGTGCNTACACCGACTACGAGTTTTCGGTCGACGGAAACCTCGTCGGCTACAAGGCTATCAATGGTGCGGACAACATCGATGGATCACGTGCTGCTGGTGGTGTCGGAAGCGGACGGGATATCTACGCTTTCTCCGGCGACCTCACTGATATCAGCATAGATGGTCCCATTGATGTCTATCTCAATGGCGACGTTATCGATGTGAGTCCCGATCACACACTGAAAATCGACGGGACAGGTCCGCTGACCGAGTACATCTTCTCGGTTAGTGGCGATCTTGCTGAACACAAGGCCATCAACGGCCCGGACTCGATTAGCGGACCGAACGCGAGCGGTAGCGTTGGAGGCGGGCGGGACGTGTATGCTTTCTCAGGAGAAATCACCGACATTAGTGTAGATGGTCCCGCCGACATCTATCTCGACGGCGAGGCAGTCACCGTCGCGGAGCTGCTGCCGAACGTTCTGGAGCTCGACGGACAGGGACCGTACACCGACTACGAGTTTTCGGTCGACGGAAACCTCGTCGGCTACAAGGCTATCAATGGTGCGGACAACATCGATGGATCACGTGCNTACACCGACTACGAGTTTTCGGTCGACGGAAACCTCGTCGGCTACAAGGCTATCAATGGTGCGGACAACATCGATGGATCACGTGCTGCAGGTGGTGTCGGAAGCGGACGGGATATCTACGCTTTCTCTGGCGAACTCACGGACATTAGTCTAGACGGCGCTGTTGATGTGTATCTCAATGAGGAATTGTTGAGAACAGGTCCCAAGCATGTATTGAGTTTTGACAGCAACGGCGGTCGCTT
This portion of the Halococcus salifodinae DSM 8989 genome encodes:
- a CDS encoding glycosyltransferase, producing MDVCFLINQLAPGGAPTLLLDIVANTDADTDIDYTVCFVEGEDTLSVDFEDAGARVLDFGGAFKFDPRALSRMARFFRREEYDILHTHLPYSQTLGRIFGRLGGIETIVSTQHSIAEHYHPLTGTLERLTRPLDTKTIAISEGVERSFTGSARQYEPGQPDQWCTIYNGVDVAGFNERVRTADTTALESQYGVDDEPTFLTVGRYVPAKSQADLVTAMTRVVDTHPDARLFIIGWGDLEDDLRAAASDRGLSANITVTGRVSPTDIHEYYALADAFVTSSTVEGLGIAGLEAMAAELPVVATAVPGLREIVTEGKTGLLVPPNAPDQLADAMMRVLRTDKLYGTNGYERAAATFDIRKTVASYHELYGELCSDVNPPMTARHD
- a CDS encoding sulfatase, which encodes MVSHPNVVVVVMDTARARETVRSDYRDMSLSAIDRLAEDGTEYTQAFAGSPWTLPSHASLFTGTYPSKHGAHGGHKHLDDDLPTLAEAFRTNGYETVAVTNNTWISEEFGFARGFETVYKTWQYVQTDTDLGEIARTTEGRATVRALANRLTEGNPIVNVANALYGKFLRKRTDDGAQRTNEWIGDWLTDRTRDEPFFCFINYLEPHLEYRPPKSFAEEFLPNGVTYDEAMEVPQDAWGYIAGEVDLTDRELDILHALYRAEIAYLDRRIGELREHLETAGEFEDTVFVVTSDHGENIGDHGMMDHQYNLYDTLLHVPLVVHGEGFGTGQNEDLVQLTDLAPTLLDAAGIDAPELREESQGQSFHPAAETEPRECAIAEYMAPQPSMDALEQRVGNLPAEVRRYDRSLRAIRTDDWKLIRGSDGSHELYHLADEPVEQTDLAAENADRVAALDDCLDDWLASFDHAEATGDVSMTDATEARLEDLGYLQ
- a CDS encoding S8 family serine peptidase, with translation MVNTPAAWDTTYGDGEVTIAVVDQGIKDDHPDLEATVASDRARDFVDDDDDPYPNSLSEEQHGTHVAGIAAAGTNNDTGVAGISNATLLSVRALDETGSGSTADIADGIQWAADNGADIINLSLGGGFTETLQKAVSYANEEGVLLVAAAGNNSGSVNYPAAYDECIAVSALDPDGNLASYSSRGPEIELAAPGTNLLSTWTDDGYNSISGTSMAAPVVSGVAALVLSQQKLSNEQVRSHLKDTAVDTGLSEEKQGAGRVDALATARSLSHTLKIDGRGPLTEYDFTVSGDLTGHKAINGADVIDGLQASGNVGGGRDVYAFSGEITDISVDGPADIYLDGEAVTVAELLPNVLKFDGRGPYTDYEFSVDGNLVGYKGINSADDIDPERGHAAGGVGSGRDVYAFSGEITDIALDGPIDVYLNGEAVTVAELLPNVLKFDGRGPYTDYEFSVDGNLVGYKAINGADNIDGSRAYTDYEFSVDGNLVGYKAINGADNIDGSRAAGGVGSGRDIYAFSGDLTDISIDGPIDVYLNGDVIDVSPDHTLKIDGTGPLTEYIFSVSGDLAEHKAINGPDSISGPNASGSVGGGRDVYAFSGEITDISVDGPADIYLDGEAVTVAELLPNVLELDGQGPYTDYEFSVDGNLVGYKAINGADNIDGSRAYTDYEFSVDGNLVGYKAINGADNIDGSRAAGGVGSGRDIYAFSGELTDISLDGAVDVYLNEELLRTGPKHVLSFDSNGGRFSYEFTVDANLEKSTARGATIDDNDTISDNTATGQGGGGGTDSYTFSGELRNISVNGDATVYLNGTVINGDSPAIGVHNGLSDANFDTIDRMETWQNTGYDVQNLFVPWNPDEGHMNWLFDRILPQIWNAGRTPLITWEPYTPGARTASVDTQSLVERNEYDAYIESLADTTPDDIEVRIGDGDYDGYIDRWASRLQNALSKSSGRQAYLRLAHEMNGDWYPWSPTVGDSAPQSYVRMWRHVHDQFDRQGIGNDLQWMWCVNAEDVGSYTAEQLYPGNGYVDWQGVDGYNWGRSQSWSSWDSPDSIYGGMLDQLSGLGNKPICVAEFASSSKVSGGYDPQRKDEWIRDALAYFENQGVDMWCWFNEDKETDWAVFNGVRGTGTVTHNGQQVNAYSAYREAIDSYATASGATMAESNVTEQVVGDD
- a CDS encoding O-antigen ligase family protein, which translates into the protein MGIIFATSLSSSPLLSTVIGYALVAIAYALLALLFIIRDEVVIFVYRPIIYPLAAVWALFAISFIANIGRSSVLRLAAFTLLTAVNVLILPAVIDRRVAYRAVSRSGAALTLVGLPVVLVGGIAVGPVTLEPWTGPQTFATFTYYIPRSVFTTPNNLAVLAVFGAITAGTEWVHDRTPIAAGLIVINVFGVLITESRSGLLVLGTAAGLAAAYYVFDFHGLVVASIGGLVVFIGGLLAIQATPSSSLPTTIALNGRGAIWSATAEAISHRPLLGWGLGMDRLVIDRWFEGPSYFGEAGTHNSYLRVFLIGGVGAGAAYLVVCVTALVAALRQAAGSFPPQNHRVIDVCLVILVIGLLIIQTFSGATLFGMSVISTLGAIFVGYAQPLTSRYSVQLSELLNKTMQRIHGVLDS
- a CDS encoding O-antigen ligase family protein, giving the protein MVTETIMRTEIALSAMDKPLAAFYLLLGSCIFGLSIFVSRFVGNLIILVSYVVFVVSAVVTTAPVHDTRNRRLPDIPFRYEPVILLSATVLWGVFFLGLILNPSPSSVLRTGAFIVLSAITLFVIPAVVTREQAFTAIGIVGAVCVLFSLPSALLGEFSVLSWTIDRVSATYVFILDTHVRSPTFIFDQQNYFRVLVAMGTVAAAGVATQTRSSRMAIVAALNLIGVYLTLGRAARLAVVVAAVLVFAYYLAGRTALAGVTIAGTGATVIAFAIAFGVLPGPTEPLRAVLGDRPGYWVASFRTFAARPFFGWGLLDTGTAIGNRYSGPFTGVHNSYLRLFVIGGIVGGVTYLVLCGSALVAALRRIRERTPLALTTFCLVVMALFFQLFDGATIFGTNLSSVLWALIIGYAQSPLLDTEPLRSIGRYYKAHEPPSLDCET